From Plectropomus leopardus isolate mb chromosome 17, YSFRI_Pleo_2.0, whole genome shotgun sequence, a single genomic window includes:
- the col1a1a gene encoding LOW QUALITY PROTEIN: collagen, type I, alpha 1a (The sequence of the model RefSeq protein was modified relative to this genomic sequence to represent the inferred CDS: inserted 1 base in 1 codon), whose translation MFSFVDLRLALLLSAAVLLVRAQGEEDNTDGSCTLDGQVFADRDVWKPEPCQICVCDSGTVMCDEVICEDTTDCPNPVIPHDECCPICPDDGFTEPQVEGPKGDRGPKGDRGPAGPPGNDGIPGQPGLPGPPGPPGPPGLGGNFSPQMSGGYDEKSPAMPVPGPMGPMGPRGPPGSPGASGPQGFTGPPGEPGEAGPAGAMGPRGPAGPPGKNGEDGESGKPGRGGERGPSGPQGARGFPGTPGLPGIKGHRGFSGLDGAKGDAGPAGPKGEAGAPGENGTPGAMGPRGLPGERGRAGAAGAAGARGNDGAAGAAGPPGPTGPAGPPGFPXGPGAKGDAGPQGGRGSEGPSGARGEPGNPGPAGPAGPSGNPGADGAAGPKGVPGAAGAAGAPGFPGPRGPPGPQGAAGAPGPKGNTGEVGAPGSKGEAGAKGEAGAPGVQGPPGPSGEEGKRGARGEPGAAGVRGAPGERGAPGGRGFPGADGPAGPKGATGERGAPGAVGPKGSTGESGRTGEPGLPGAKGMTGSPGSPGPDGKTGPTGAAGQDGRPGPPGSVGARGQPGVMGFPGPKGAAGEAGKSGERGVMGPTGPTGAPGKDGDVGAQGPVGPAGPAGERGEQGPAGPPGFQGLPGPQGAIGETGKPGEQGVPGEAGATGPAGARGDRGFPGERGAPGAVGPTGARGSPGSAGNEGAKGDAGAPGAPGAQGPPGLQGMPGERGAAGLPGLRGDRGDQGAKGADGAPGKDGPRGLTGPIGLPGPAGATGDKGEPGPAGAVGPAGARGAPGERGESGPPGPAGFAGPPGGDGQPGAKGEAGDNGAKGDAGPPGAAGPTGAPGPQGPVGNTGPKGARGAAGPPGATGFPGAAGRVGPPGPSGNPGPPGPAGATGKEGPKGNRGETGPAGRTGEIGASGPPGAPGEKGSPGAEGASGSAGLPGPQGIAGQRGIVGLPGQRGERGFPGLPGPSGEAGKHGPSGPGGERGPPGPMGPPGLAGAPGEPGREGSPGGEGAAGRDGSAGPKGDRGESGPAGAPGAPGPSGAPGPVGPAGKNGDRGETGPAGPAGPAGPAGPRGPSGAPGLRGDKGETGEAGERGMKGHRGFTGMQGPPGPAGSSGEMGPAGAAGPAGPRGPSGSAGAAGKDGMTGLPGPSGPPGPRGRSGEMGPAGPPGPPGPPGAPGAPGGGFDIGFISQPQEKAPDPFRMYRADDANVLRDRDLEVDSTLKSLSQQIEQIRSPDGTRKNPVRTCRDLKMCHPDWKSGEYWIDPDQGSTEDAIKVYCNMDTGETCVSPTQSQVAKKNWYTSKNIKEKKHVWFGEAMTDGFQFEYGSQGSKPEDVNIQLTFLRLMSTEASQNVTYHCKNSVAYMDASAGNLKKAVLLQGSNEIEIRAEGNSRFTYSVLEDGCTSHTGAWGKTVIDYKTTKTSRLPIIDIAPMDVGAPDQEFGLEVGPVCFL comes from the exons AACTTCTCCCCTCAGATGTCTGGTGGCTATGATGAAAAATCACCTGCCATGCCAGTGCCTGGACCTATG GGCCCAATGGGACCCCGCGGACCTCCTGGATCTCCTGGTGCTAGT GGACCTCAGGGATTCACTGGCCCCCCTGGTGAGCCTGGAGAGGCCGGACCTGCT GGTGCCATGGGTCCCCGTGGCCCCGCCGGCCCCCCTGGAAAGAACGGAGAGGAT gGTGAGTCTGGCAAACCCGGTCGCGGCGGTGAGCGCGGACCTTCTGGCCCTCAG ggAGCTCGTGGTTTCCCAGGAACCCCCGGTCTGCCCGGCATCAAGGGACACAGA ggaTTCAGCGGTCTGGATGGAGCTAAGGGAGACGCTGGCCCCGCTGGTCCCAAG GGAGAGGCTGGAGCCCCCGGTGAGAACGGAACCCCCGGCGCCATG GGACCTCGTGGTCTGCCCGGTGAGAGAGGCCGCGCTggtgctgctggagctgct ggaGCTCGTGGTAACGatggtgctgctggtgctgctggacCTCCC GGCCCCACTGGCCCCGCTGGACCTCCTGGATTCC GTGGCCCTGGAGCCAAG GGAGACGCTGGACCTCAGGGTGGTCGTGGATCCGAGGGCCCCTCTGGAGCCCGTGGTGAGCCCGGTAACCCCGGACCTGCTGGCCCCGCTGGACCTTCT ggAAACCCCGGAGCTGATGGAGCCGCTGGACCCAAGGGAGTCCCT GGCGCTGCTGGAGCTGCCGGAGCTCCCGGTTTCCCCGGACCCCGTGGACCCCCCGGACCCCAGGGTGCTGCTGGTGCCCCCGGACCCAAGGGTAACACT GGTGAGGTTGGTGCCCCAGGATCCAAGGGAGAGGCCGGTGCCAAGGGAGAGGCT ggtgCTCCAGGAGTTCAGGGACCCCCTGGACCTTCTGGTGAGGAGGGCAAGAGAGGAGCCAGAGGAGAGCCTGGTGCTGCAGGAGTTCGTGGAGCTCCTGGAGAGCGA ggCGCTCCTGGCGGTCGTGGTTTCCCTGGTGCTGACGGCCCTGCTGGACCCAAA GGCGCCACTGGTGAGCGCGGTGCCCCCGGTGCTGTTGGACCTAAAGGTTCCACTGGTGAGTCTGGCCGCACTGGAGAGCCCGGTCTGCCCGGAGCTAAG GGTATGACTGGCAGCCCCGGCAGCCCTGGACCTGATGGCAAGACTGGACCTACT GGTGCCGCTGGACAAGATGGTCGCCCCGGACCTCCTGGCTCTGTTGGAGCCAGAGGCCAGCCCGGAGTCATGGGATTCCCCGGACCCAAGGGAGCCGCT GGTGAGGCTGGAAAGTCTGGCGAGAGAGGAGTGATGGGACCCACCGGCCCCACC GGTGCCCCCGGAAAGGACGGCGATGTTGGCGCTCAGGGCCCCGTTGGACCTGCC GGTCCCGCTGGTGAGAGGGGAGAGCAGGGACCCGCCGGACCTCCTGGATTCCAGGGTCTTCCAGGACCCCAGGGTGCCATTGGTGAGACTGGCAAGCCCGGAGAGCAG GGTGTGCCCGGAGAGGCTGGAGCCACAGGACCTGCTGGAGCCAGA GGCGACAGAGGATTCCCCGGTGAGCGTGGTGCCCCTGGTGCCGTTGGACCCACTGGTGCCCGTGGATCCCCTGGTTCCGCTGGAAACGAAGGTGCTAag ggAGATGCTGGAGCCCCCGGTGCTCCCGGAGCTCAGGGTCCTCCTGGACTGCAGGGAATGCCCGGTGAGCGCGGTGCTGCTGGACTTCCAGGACTGAGGGGAGACAGA GGAGACCAAGGAGCCAAGGGTGCTGATGGCGCTCCTGGTAAGGATGGACCCCGTGGTCTGACTGGACCCATTGGACTTCCCGGACCTGCTGGAGCCACCGGAGACAAGGGAGAGCCTGGCCCCGCTGGAGCTGTTGGACCTGCCGGAGCTCGTGGAGCCCCT GGTGAGCGCGGAGAGTCTGGACCCCCTGGACCTGCTGGATTTGCCGGACCTCCT GGTGGTGATGGACAGCCTGGTGCCAAGGGAGAGGCTGGAGATAATGGTGCTAAGGGAGATGCTGGTCCCCCCGGCGCTGCTGGACCCACTGGTGCCCCTGGACCTCAG GGTCCCGTTGGAAACACTGGCCCCAAGGGAGCCCGCGGAGCTGCTGGACCTCCT GGTGCTACTGGCTTCCCTGGTGCTGCTGGCAGAGTTGGACCTCCCGGCCCCTCT GGCAACCCTGGACCTCCTGGACCCGCTGGAGCCACTGGCAAAGAGGGACCCAAAGGAAACCGTGGTGAGACTGGACCTGCTGGTCGCACTGGTGAGATTGGTGCTTCTGGACCCCCAGGCGCTCCTGGAGAGAAGGGTAGCCCTGGTGCTGAGGGTGCAAGC GGAAGTGCTGGTCTGCCTGGACCTCAGGGTATCGCTGGACAGCGTGGTATTGTCGGTCTGCccggacagagaggagagagaggtttCCCTGGCCTGCCCGGACCTTCT GGAGAGGCTGGAAAGCATGGACCTTCTGGCCCTGGTGGTGAGCGCGGACCTCCCGGACCCATGGGACCCCCTGGACTGGCTGGTGCCCCTGGTGAGCCCGGACGTGAG GGAAGCCCCGGTGGCGAGGGAGCAGCTGGTCGCGACGGATCTGCTGGACCCAAG ggAGACCGTGGAGAGAGCGGTCCTGCTGGAGCCCCCGGTGCCCCCGGACCCTCTGGAGCCCCTGGACCCGTCGGACCCGCTGGAAAGAACGGTGACCGTGGAGAGACT ggaCCTGCTGGACCTGCTGGCCCCGCTGGCCCTGCTGGACCTCGTGGTCCTTCT GGAGCTCCTGGTCTTCGTGGAGACAAGGGAGAGACCGGAGAGGCTGGAGAGAGAGGCATGAAGGGACACAGAGGATTCACCGGCATGCAGGGACCTCCTGGACCCGCT GGATCTTCTGGAGAGATGGGACCCGCTGGTGCTGCTGGACCCGCTGGACCCAGA GGCCCGTCTGGATCTGCTGGAGCCGCTGGTAAGGATGGTATGACTGGCCTGCCTGGACCCAGTGGACCTCCTGGACCTCGTGGACGCTCTGGAGAGATGGGACCTGCT GGTCCTCCTGGACCTCCCGGACCTCCTGGAGCACCCGGTGCCCCTGGTGGCGGATTCGACATTGGCTTCATCTCCCAGCCTCAGGAGAAGGCCCCCGATCCCTTCCGCATGTACCGCGCTGATGACGCTAACGTTCTCCGCGACCGCGACCTGGAGGTGGACAGCACCCTGAAGAGCCTGAGCCAGCAGATCGAGCAGATCCGCAGCCCCGATGGTACCCGCAAGAACCCCGTCAGAACCTGCCGCGACCTCAAGATGTGCCACCCTGACTGGAAGAGCG GCGAGTACTGGATCGACCCCGACCAGGGCAGCACTGAGGACGCCATCAAGGTCTACTGCAACATGGACACCGGAGAGACCTGCGTATCCCCCACTCAGAGCCAGGTCGCCAAGAAGAACTGGTACACAAGCAAGAACATCAAGGAGAAGAAGCACGTCTGGTTCGGAGAGGCCATGACCGACGGCTTCCAG TTCGAGTACGGCAGCCAGGGCTCCAAGCCAGAGGACGTCAACATCCAGCTGACCTTCCTGCGTCTCATGTCCACTGAGGCCTCCCAGAACGTCACCTACCACTGCAAGAACAGCGTCGCCTACATGGACGCCTCCGCCGGCAACCTCAAGAAGGCCGTGCTCCTCCAGGGCTCCAACGAGATCGAGATCAGAGCCGAGGGCAACAGCCGCTTCACCTACAGTGTCCTGGAAGACGGATGCACG TCACACACCGGTGCGTGGGGCAAGACAGTCATCGACTACAAAACAACGAAAACATCTCGCCTGCCCATCATTGATATCGCTCCTATGGACGTTGGTGCTCCAGACCAAGAGTTTGGCCTTGAAGTTGGACCCGTCTGTTTCTTGTAA